Proteins from a single region of Primulina tabacum isolate GXHZ01 chromosome 5, ASM2559414v2, whole genome shotgun sequence:
- the LOC142544415 gene encoding uncharacterized protein LOC142544415 has translation MVNANYKLEFKDTGAGKLKFGLDDIDSIEDTYGICLLEYVISGKPPTAALFDLVRRRGSDIHFQTHDSGWIVFTFLNVEVRDRILGGGSYMVYEYHLFLKEMPRCFRFRDEDMNSMPLWVQIHVLPPDCWNFNILSKLACRLGNPIHMDMLTHDRKRIKYARVLIEMEASKPKLLELEIELPFEDVMIKFEYEQDIKFCDVCHRAGDASVSCVRAAHVDMVEEGLEDAGNKFRSRSRSVAWRKSNSRGRSRIGKP, from the coding sequence ATGGTTAATGCTAATTACAAGCTGGAGTTTAAGGACACGGGTGCTGGGAAACTCAAATTTGGTCTTGATGATATTGACTCTATTGAGGATACTTACGGTATATGTCTGCTGGAGTATGTGATCAGTGGAAAACCTCCAACTGCTGCCTTATTTGATTTGGTACGTAGGCGGGGCTCGGACATTCACTTCCAAACTCATGATAGTGGGTGGATTGTCTTCACATTCCTTAACGTTGAAGTAAGAGATCGTATTTTGGGTGGAGGATCGTACATGGTGTATGAATATCATTTGTTTCTTAAGGAGATGCCAAGGTGCTTCAGGTTCAGGGATGAAGATATGAACTCCATGCCATTGTGGGTACAAATCCATGTTCTTCCACCGGATTGTTGGAATTTTAATATACTTAGCAAGCTAGCATGTCGTTTGGGTAATCCAATTCATATGGACATGCTTACCCATGATCGAAAGCGAATCAAATATGCGAGAGTGTTGATTGAAATGGAGGCATCTAAACCAAAGCTTTTAGAATTAGAAATAGAATTGCCATTTGAGGATGTGATGATAAAATTTGAATATGAGCAAGATATTAAATTTTGTGATGTTTGTCATAGGGCAGGTGATGCAAGTGTGAGTTGTGTTCGGGCTGCACATGTTGATATGGTAGAAGAGGGGCTCGAAGATGCTGGTAATAAGTTTCGCAGTAGATCTCGAAGTGTTGCTTGGAGGAAGAGCAATTCTAGAGGAAGATCTAGGATAGGGAAACCTTAA